Below is a window of Tolypothrix bouteillei VB521301 DNA.
AGGTGTAGCAGGTGTTTGTGGATAACTCAAAGTTTTCCAAGAGTTTGTGCTAGTATCAAAACAACGCCAAGCTCCTATAGAACTATCCCGGTAGCAGAAAAGGGAGCGATCGCCAGCGTTAAAGTTATCGGTCAAAAAGTATACAATCCCTCTGAAAGGATAGATTTTGCGACTCAGCCGCTTGGCTACTGCTTGGTTGGGACATTCTACGACAAATACTGGTTGTCCGTGCAAATGGGCTAAGGAGAAAATACACATCCGCAGGATCGCTCGCAGCCAACTTTCTGAGTTATCAAAATAATCATCAATGATTTTGTTGGTTAGAGCTTTTTCTAAAGCACGGTCTTTTTTATAAGGAGTGTGAGGGTCTGACATAGCGCAACCTATAGCTTTACCGTTGGTTTGAGATTAAACCAAAAGCTCTAAAAGTGACAAGCGTATAGCAATCGTTTGAGCAAAAATCAGAAAATTTACTTAATATAAGACAAAAGAATAACCTCAGTAGAGGGCAATTTTCCTTGAAATTGCATAAAATGTATATAATAAAAGGCTACACAAGGTAAAAAGACCGTAGTATTTAGTATCTTAGTGCCTGCAAAGCTTGGTAAAATTTACTGAGTAACTGTGCTTCGATTTTGTCATGACAACTGAAATTAATCAAAACGATCCAACAACCAAGGGTGCTGATGCAATTGATGAAGCGATCGCACGAGGAATTGATTTCGATGGTTCTCCCATTCCCCCGGCTAAGTTAGATCTCTATCAGAAAGTCATGGGGCTAGAAGCAAACAGACAGCGCAGTGGGGTCTCAAATACAATGCGATCGCGCATTGTCAGAATTGGAGCAAAACACATTCCCCAAGCCGAACTCAATCAAATGTTAGAAGACGCGGGTTTTGCACCTTTGAAAGAGAAAGAAATTGCTTTTTATTACAGTAAATAGCTAATGGCTAATGGCTAATGGCTAATGGCTAATGGCTAATGGCTAATGGCTAATGGCTAAGTAGTCTGGTATGACAAAAATTAACCATTAGTACTGCTGGGCAATGCCTACCAAAGATTTTAGTGGGTATTACGCCACTCCTTTGGGCGCGAGGAAACTAGCGCCCGAGGTTTGCTCCCCTGCATATATTTCACAAATCAAATAGGATTGCCATAGCTAATAATTGAACAATATAACCATTAGCCCTTCGGGTATCTCCTTACGGAGACGCTTCGCGTTGCGAAGCTATGCCCGAAGGGCTGTACGCCAGTTCCCTACGGCGGGAAACCCGCCTACTTTCTCTGGTCTCACCATTAGCCATTAGCTATTAGCTATTAGCCATTTCACAATTTTGCCAAAAATCCGTAATTTTATACCCCAGTTCCTCTATCATTTGCCGCAGGAGAGGTAAACTTAATCCGATAACATTGCTGTGACAACCTTCAATTTTTTCTACAAACAAACTACCATAACCTTCAAGTGCAAATGCACCAGCACATTTGAGAGGTTCTCCTGTAGCAACATAAGCATCAATGGTACTGGAGTCGAGTTGTGCAAAGTAAACTCTTGTAACCTGATACCTTAACAAACTAACATTTTGAGAAACATCGATTAACGCATGACCCGTGTAGAGGTCACCAAAACTTCCTTGCATTTTTTGCCAGCGTTGGCGTGCTTCTTCTGGATCTGCAGGTTTGCCATGAATTTCACCCCCCATATAGAGAACAGAATCACAACCCATAATGAGAGCGTATTGAAACTGGGGAACTACAGTTGCTGCTTTGTTTTTCGCCAAAGTTTGCACGAGCTGTGCGGGATCGCTTAATTGAACTTGAGATTCATCGAAATTACTGGGACGAACTATGGCTTCAATTCCAATTGTCTGAAGAAGACGACGACGTGCAGGAGATGCAGAAGCTAATACAAAAGGTGGGATGTTCATAAAAAATTGTTGGTTGTTAGTGGTTAGTTGTTAGTTGTTATCTAACCACTGTACGGGCGCAAGGCAATGCGCCCCTACTAATATACAGAAAAAGAATTTACAGCTTCTTCTATAAGTCTTTGAACTCTAGACCAACGTTTTTCGGTAACGGAAGCATTGAAGGTAAAAAGTTTACCACGGCTAACTGCAACATTGGCAAGATTGTGACGTTGTTGATTTCCGGGCAATTTAACTAAATACTCCAATTTATAGTAGGTTATGCCTTTATATTCTCGTTCTTGAGCATTAACTAGTTCGGCTTCACGACCAGATCCTTCAGGCGCAAGAGCATTTTTCCCTAATTTGTAACCTACTTCTCCTGGTGTTCCCAGTTCTTTGAGAGTTTTACCATCTGGAACAGGGCTAATAACCACAGAAACATTTTCACTTGGTTCAATAATGTCATGAAAAACCACGTCGGGTCCGTTGGCGACTTTAACTTGCACCCAGCCGTTAGGATATGAAAACTCATAGCCATCAGTGGTATTAACATAACTTCTGAGACCAGCTGCGATCGCTACATCAGAATGACTTAGAGTGAAACTAAACACCAATAGCAAAATGAACGCAATTCGTTTCCACATGAATAATATTCCTTTAGGCTGGTTGCCAGAATAGGCAAGTATAATTTCTCTTACTTATTGTCGCATTAAGGGTGACATCCAGGTTCAAAGAGATAAAGGGAAGAGAGAAGTGATGGAAAATATCTTACGTGAGTTGGAAGGTTTCTAAAATTTTGTTGTTCACACTAATAGACAGTAAATAGAGTTTATTAGCAGAGAATATGGCTCCCACAGTACTTATCACAGGTAGTTCTCAAGGGATAGGAAAAGCGACTGCACTTCTGTTTGCTCGTAAGGGGTACGATCTTGTATTGACTGCACGTCGTATTGAGCTTTTAGAAAGTGTGGCGCAAGAAATACAGGCTCTCGGTCATCAAACACCACTCGTAGTTTCTTGTGATGTGACAGATCCCTTACAAGTCAATACATTAGTTGAAAAAGCTTTAGATCGTTTTGGGTGTATTGATGTATTGATAAATAATGCAGGGAGATTTGCTGAAGGACCAGTAGAAGCTTTTTCCCTGAGCGATTGGCATGATATCATAGACCTCAATTTGTGGGGATATATTCATACAATTAACGCTCTTTTGCCTCATTTTCTCCAACGCAAAAAAGGAACTATCGTGAATCTCAGTTCTATTGGTGGTAAAGCAGCAACGCCATACGTAGTTCCATACTGTACTAGCAAGTTTGCCGTTACTGGTTTGACAGAATCATTACATGCAGAATTAAAACCTAAGGGTATTCACGTTTGTGGTATTTACCCAAATTTAATTAAAAGTAGCCTGATGGAGAGAACTGTTTTTCGCGGTAACGACGAGCAGGATGCTCAAAGTCGTCGGGAACAACTAGAAAATATCTTAAAATTTCCTGGAGTTGAGAAGCCTGAGGATGTAGCAAATGCTATTTGGGATGCTGTCCACAACCATAAATCTGAGGTATTGGTAGGTTCGGCAAATATTTCGCAAGGGTTCAATAAATTATTTCCCAGTTTCTTACAATGGGCTTCCCGACAAGCTTTGAAGAATAAGGATAATTAGTTGTTAGTTGTTAGTTGTTGGTCGTTAGCTAATATCTACTAACCACTAACCGCTAACTAATTCCAATTAATCACTTTTTCTTTGACTATTGTTCTACCGTCTTCAATAACTCTGAAAACATTTCTATTTAGGATGTAATGGACATTTCCATTAATTGCAAGATATTGAGTGTTTTCTCCAGATTGAGAATTGTCTTTTTGTAGCGGAAGTGCGATCGCGCTGTTCCCATTCTTAGCAATACTGATATAACTGTCGGGAACTTCTTTACCACATATATAAACAAGAAAACCTGTTGTTTCTGCTTCTACTAAAGTATTCTGACCGGGAGGACAGTTTTTTGTGAGAGCTTGACCGTCACCCTTAAATGCACTTTTGACTCTTTCTTTAAGAATAAGACGACCCTGTTTGACGGCTATAAGTTCATAAGGAGTTATGACGTGTGCTAACTCTTCTTTAATAGCAACATAAGTTTCTCCATTGACTTGAGTAACGGGTATAGTTGTTTTACCTCCGTCACTTTTGGAAATCCGAACGTAGTATCCAAGAGAACCTGCTTTCTCTCCCCGACAAATGTATACCCGATATTTAGCTGTTTCAAAACTGCGTTTTGGTAGAAGTTTTGAAGACGGACAAACTTGTTCTTGGAGTGATAAAGTGGGGATGTTAGTTAAGTTATTTGTCAGTTTTTTTGGCTCTATTATCTTTTCTTGCGCTCTCGCATCAAGTATTGGCAACAATAACGATGCGATCGTCACTAATGCTAAGTTAAATGTCCCTACATATTTCAATTGACTGTCGAATAACTTCATGTTTTTAAAACAGAAACAGTAAAATACGCAACAATTTTGTGAAGAAGGTATTAAATTTCAGTGTTTTAACGGGTATAAGGCTTTAATTATTATCAAGTAAAAAAAATCCAGAACAGTATCACGTCCTAAATTTTTATATTCTCTTTAAAAAAAATTCTTTACAAGTAATTTTCGTGTTAAGAGAATCTACTTAGCTTGACTCTCTTTCTCTTTTAGTGTTGGAACCTTTTTAATTGTCGTGAATAGGATGGATAATGCTCGCCAGTCACTCCATGTGGGATCGGATACTCATCCTTCACTCTTTATCTATGGTTTTTACAAACGTTACTCTTCGTACTCCGTATCGATTTCAACATCAAGCGTATCTTCATCTATCCGCACGTATAAAATATTGGGATGACAGCAAACTTGACAATCCTCTACGTAAGATTGCTGACCACCCGCACTGAGATCCACAAAAGTTGTGTTCGGTTCGCCACAGAAGGCGCAATAATATTCCGCTGTTGTTTGCATTAACTCAAGGGCTGTAGTTCTTTCTGAGATGATGGGAAATAGCTGGTTGCATCTGCTAGATGTTTCAATAGTGTAGTCTGAGGCAACGGTCCTTGCAAGTGATGCCAAGGAAGTATTTGCTCTGTTGACCAGTTAGCATAAACGTAAAAATCTAGGTCGGGAATTTTTCCTCTAAGTTGTTTAAAAGCACGTTTGTAGCTACCTAAGGAATCTCCAAAAGAACGCGTGAGTTCCAGCATCTCGGAAAGTCGGCGATCGCCTCTCGACAATAAAGTTTGGATAATCGACCAGTTGTAGCTTTCCGGTCGAAAATCTATCCCTTGAGGTTTAAATTGCTTTTGCAAAAACTGCAGTCGTTTTTCTGCTTGAGGATTGACTCCAAACCATTGGAAGGGAGTGTGTGATTTCGGTACAAATGTACTGCATCCTAGTGTGAGCCGCAGACCAGGAGCAGCTTTTTTGAGTTCGCGCATCATTGCGACTGTTGCATCCAAATCTTCTGGTTCTTCACCGGGAATTCCTACCATTCCATAAAGTTTTAAACCTGATAACCCTCCCGCTTTCGCATTGATTGCAGCTGTCACAATTTCGTCATTTTGCAACTTCTTATTTACAATACGTCGCACTTTTTCAGAACCACTTTCTACAGCGATTGTCAGCGATTTTGTGTCTCGTTTTGCTAAAGTTTGTGCTAGCTGTACTGTCACTGTATTGGTTCGTACTGAGGCAATACTGAGACGCACGTCATCGTACTTTGGCTGACTGATGTAATTGAGCAAAGCCTCAAACTCTGGATGTTGGGTCACTGAAGCCCCAAGCAATCCCAGGCGGTTAGTCACTGATAACCCTTTTTCAATCGCTGGAATTAACGAGCTTTCCAGACTAGCAGTTCTAAAAGGGAGTGTGAGATAACTAGCCAAACAGAAACGACACATTTCGGGACAACTTCTTACCACTTCTACCATGTAGATGTTTTCCCAAGCTGCTTTTTCTGTCACGACAGTGGATGCTGAGAGGATATTTCCCCTGTAAGTTTGCTTGTGTACTATACTGGGAATTTCTGCAGACGTAGGTTTAATTGATTTAATGGTTCCATTTGATGGATGATACTCCACTTCATATAAGCTGGGGACATAAACACCGGGAACTTGTGCTAGAGCTTTGAGCTTGCTTTGTCTGTCTGCGTTTCTAACTTCTTTATACGCTTCTATAAAACTCCCTAATAAATTTTCGCCCTCTCCTAGCAAGATGACATCAAAGAAATCCGCAAAAGGTTCGGGGTTGGCTGTAAGCACGGGACCACCGCCAAAAACAATGGGGTCGCGATCGCCTCTCAAATTTGCTCTAATGGGAATCGCTAAAGATTCAAGCAAGTTCAACACGTTGACGTAATCCAACTCCCAAGACATGGAAAAACCTACTAATTCAGGATTTCTAGGAAGTTGTTCGCGAGTATCAGTGAATAAACGACTCACCTGTACATCCGAACGCACAGCCAGAGTAGCCCATACTACTTGATATCCAAGGCTTGTAATGCCCACACTATATTCGTTTGGAAAGGCAAATATAGTAGGAACAGCCCCAGTAGAGGAAGTAGCTCTTTCAAATAAAAGGCGTTCCGCAGAAAATACAGAAGATGTCACAGGTATTTCGTTAATAACAGGTTTATCTATATTTAATTTTAAGCCATAGAATTATCAGGTTAAAAACTAAGCTGACGCTGTTAGCAAGAATAATTGGCAAGGATTTGAGAGCAATGCCATAGAGCAACCATAAGAATATGCCCGTGTTGAAAGAAATCAGCATAATGTAGGAAACATCTTTTGCTGATTTTGTTTGCCATGTTTTCAACACTTGTGGAAAAAAGGAAAATGTTGTAATTGTGGCAGCAAGCAAGCCTAACACCATCACAAAATCCATAGATCGCACCCTTTTGACAACCCTTTTATTTTATACCCTTGTCTTTCACACCCTTCAGATACAATTTAGCCCAAGCATAACGCTCTATATCTTTTGTCAGTAAGTATTCAACCGTATTTTTTCGGCTATTATCACTTGTCATTGTTTTTAAAATATGCTTAATTTCTCCATCAATTTCTTCAGATTTAGCTCCAAGCATCATAGCTTTTTGAAAGCAGAAGTCTCCTTGCAAATAATTACCCTTATCGTAAAAAATAATTCCTAATAAAATATGAGCGTGATAATTTTCAGAATTACATTTTATTGCTTTTGTAGTAAATATCTCTGCGTTAATTAAATCAAATGTATCTTTGAAAGCAGCACCTTTAGCAAGTAAAATACTCGATTTCAGATGGTTGTCTGAAATTTTTTCTAACTCTATCTTGGTAAGTAAATTTAACGCTCTTTGTGGATCGCCTGCTTTACACCAGTAATTGCTAGCAGTTGAAAGGTGTGATATTTTCTGAGTGCGATCGAATTCTTTTTCATGAAAATTTGCCTCCAAAGTATAATATGCAGTAGCTATCTTTACAGAGTTGGATAAAAGGTCTCTTTCTACAAGATGCGCTACCGATACTGAATCCAGACGCTCTTTTGATTCAAGTTTCAACAATATTTTATAAAATATTTCAAAACTTAATTGATTTGTTGAATCTAAAATACCAAATTTTTTTTTCAACTCTATAAAGTGATGTTGCTGAGCAAAAGTAATAATATCATGGCGATTATTCTTAATCAACCACTCAATTTCTGAAGAACTTAAAGCCCATCCTAGTAGAATTCTTGATTTGAGATTGCGAACATAATTTTCATTAGCTATGGCAATTGTTTCATACAGATGTCGCTCTTTGAGAAACTCTATATCTTCTTCTTGTAAAGCATTATCTATGTCAATTAATTTTAAAACTTTGTACAAGTAACTAGAGGTTGATAATTCATCAATCTGCTCTGCTTTATACTTAATTTTTAGAATAGCAAACTCTCGTTTTTTTTCCAATTCATCAGCTATAGCTATCGTTTCAGTCAAACCGTGCTTCTCCAACCAATTCACTTCCGAGTAAATTAGTTCCTCATTGGTATCTAGTTTTTGTAAAATAAGATACAATCGACTTGCTGTAGAACTATCTGTATATTTATTGGCTTTGTACTTTTCCTTAAGCTGTGCAAAGATAGCCTCTCTTTCGGTTTCTTGTTGCTTAAAAATTGCTATAGTTTCAGCCAATCCATGATTAATCAACCATTCAATTTCAAAATCTTCTAGCCGTGTTTTTGTGTCTAGTTTTTTAAGAATTGTGTGTAATGGATTATAGGGCGATAAGTCATGATATTTGGTTGCGTGATATTTCTCTTTTAACGCCAGAAACTGCTGCTGTAGTTCCATTTCCTCAATCATTATAACTGTAGCAAAAAGCTGATTTGACTTTAACCATTCAATCTCGTCGTGGTTCAGTTGGTTTTCTGCGTTTAGTTTCCACAGAATTGCAAATAGAGGGTTTGAAATATCATTCTTAAAACTATTCCAATAATTGGGAATTTTGTACTGAGACTTGAGGCTATAAAACTCATTTTCAAGTTTTATAATTTCTTCTGCTTTTCGCTGTTCCTCTTTTAAAATATGCTCTACAGTTTCAAAAAGTTTGTGCTCTTTTAACCAATCCAACTCAATTTGAGTGAGTTTAATTCCTAAATCAAGTTTTTGCAAAATAAGATACAGTAAGCTCGAAGGCGCTGAATCTTGATATGCAGTTGCTTGATATTTAGATTTCAGATGCATAAAGTGTTTGACGCGAGCCTGAAATTTTTCGTCCATGTGAAGGTCTAGTACAATATACTTTATAAATTTTGTTATTAATGTTACTATAGCAGCACTGAGTTTAAAAGGATAGAACCTGTATTCCACCTATGCAAAAACCCCGACGTCTTTGAGAAGTCGGGGATATAAGCGATACAGAGTTTTTTATAGGCCGTTTGAGAACATTTGTACTGTTAATTTATGAAACATAAAATTTCTCTACAAAACTTTGCACTGACCGTAATGCTGCAATAAGCGATCGCACAGTACAATTGCCACCATTGCTTCTACCATCGGTACAGCACGAGGTAACACGCAAGGGTCGTGGCGTCCTTTACCTGCTAAAACGGTCTCTTCTCCTTCATTGGTAACTGTTTTTTGTTCTTTTCTAATAGTTGCTGTTGGCTTAAAAGCAACACGCAAAATAATATTCTCACCGTTGGAAATCCCACCCTGAATTCCCCCAGAATGGTTTGTGGTGGTACGAATTTCACCGCTCTCATCAATATAAAATTCGTCGTTATGCTCAAACCCTGTTAACAAAGTTCCTGCAAAACCAGAACCAATTTCAAATCCTTTACTAGCAGGAAGGGACATGACACCTTTAGCAAGCTCGGCTTCCAACTTATCAAACACCGGATCGCCCAAACCTTTGGGTACATTTCGGGCTACACATTCCACGACTCCACCAATGGAATCTCCTTGTCTCCCCGTTTGTTCGATCAGTTCAATCATCCGTTCTGCACATTCAGCATCAGGACAACGAACGATATTGCTCTCAACTTGTTCTAAAGTAACAGTGTTTGGATCGATCGCCGCTTCTAAATCTTTGATGCGCTTGACGTAACCTATGACTTCCACGTTAGCAACTTGGCGAAGAATTTTTTTCGCGATCGCACCTGCAGCGACTCGCCCAATAGTCTCTCGTGCTGAGGATCTACCTCCACCTTGCCAATTGCGAATGCCGTATTTTGCATCGTAAGTTGCATCGGCGTGAGACGGGCGATACTTAACAGACATCTCATCGTAATCTTGAGAACGGGTATCTTTGTTACGCACCAAAATTCCTATTGGTGTTCCCAGAGTTTTCCCTTCAAACACTCCAGATAAAATCTCACAAGAGTCTGCTTCCTTGCGAGGAGTGGTAATCTTACTTTGTCCGGGACGACGCCTGTCCAGTTCTACTTGAATTTCCTCTGTAGAAATTTCCAGTCGTGGAGGACAACCGTCTATAACGACTCCCACACCGCCTCCGTGGGATTCACCAAAAGTAGTAACGCGAAACAAATGCCCAAAAGTATTGCCCATGATGTTGATAATGTACCATCAAGCCTATGGTTTTTACTTACACGTATTCTCTCACTACCAAGAAAGAAATACCACGATCGTCACTTATCCATTTCTTTGACTTTTTTTGCAAATTGTTGCAATTTTAGATTTTAGCTGTCTCTTTCCCAATCGCCAATCATAGATACAGCACGAGGCAAAACACAAAGATTGTGGCGTCCTTATGTCACGCTTACATATAATAGTTAATTTGTCAAGATAAGCAAGCGCGAGAAAATCCTACAACCAAAAACGAAAATATTTCTTTTCTAGTCCCCAATCGCCAATCCCTAATCCCTATTTAAGAAGAACGCCAATTCTCCATTTGCAAATTAGGTACTCTTTGAAATTCTCTCTCGTTAGATGTTACAAGAATATGATGATGAGTTAGTGCTGTTGCTGCAATTAGTAAATCATATGCACCGATAGGAGTACCTGCTGTTTTCAGGATACTTCTAATCTGAGCAGCTTGTTCGGCTTCTGACGCAGCAAAAGATAATGTCGTAATTGAACTTAAGAAAGTTTCGAGCGCCGATTGAATTTTAAGAGCCTTTTGGGGATTAATCGCTAATCCATATTTCACTTCCATTAGTGTTAAGGATGAAATAAAAATATCAACAGGAGAAGTAGATTTTAATCGCTTAAGTGTATTTTCTTCTCCCTTAATAAAATCACTAATTACACAAGTATCTAGTAAATAACCCATCCTTAAAATTCGACTTCTTTAGGCGATAGCAGTTCGTCTCGGTAGGACTCAAAAACTATATTCTCTGTCACACCTTGATACTGCATAATAATTTCCGACCAATGAGTTGGTTTTGTTTCTAAGAAAGTTACAAAAACTCGGCTTTCACTAATGCCTTGTGGTGTTTCAGCAAGTTCGATTTTGCCGTTCTTGTAAATTCCTTCTATAGTTTGCAGCATTATTCTTTTCCTCCTAGCTACATTATAGTTGCTTGACAGCGATTGATTCACCTGTAACACTGAACACTTCTAAAACACATCCTTCTTCATTATTAGCAGGATGAGGAACAAAATCAATTTATGTACTAGGATAAAATAAAGGAAAAAAATTTTGTTGTCGTTATGAGTAACAGGTCTCAACTGCTCGAAGCAATTATAACCCTTCCGGAGGAGCTAGTTGACCAGGCATTATCATTTTTAAGCACGATCGCGATTGTGCTGGAAAAATCAAGGCAATGACTGATTTTTTGAATGAAGACGGTTAATTTTTGGAGAATCGTCTGTTGCGAGTCATGAAGCAAAATACGAAGGGATCGGACTTAGTTTTGTTATGCAGGAATACGGCAGAGGTTGATGTTTACCCTCTGCCGTTCTGCGGTAAAACTAAAGCTAGAATATCAGTTTGTTAGTCATTTCAAACTTGCTTGTAGCTAGATTTTGGCTCTCATCCAAAATCCCAAATCCACGCATCCAAAATCTACCGACCAACACCAATATACTGGAAACCAGCCCGAATCATTGTCTCTGGGTCAAGATAATTACGACCATCAACCATGACTGGATGACTCATAAGTTGAGCCATTTTGGCATAATCTAAGTTTTTGAATTGTTCCCATTCAGTGACAAGTACCAATGCATCACAACCATCAGCAAGTCTTTCAGCATCGGTTTCTACCAATACGCCGCTCAAACCATGACGCATACCTGTTTGGGAAACAATTGGGTCATAAGCTTTCACTTTTGCGCCCAAGCGGTTCAACTGCTCGATAATATTGAGAGCGGGCGCATCGCGCATATCGTCTGTATCGGGCTTAAAGGTTAAACCTAACAATCCAATAGATTTACCTTTAAGAATTTTCAAAGCTTGCTGTAGTTTTTCAATGGCAATTAATCGCTGGCGCTCGTTAACGCTTACAGCTGCTTTCATTAACTGAGCTTCATAACCGTAGTCATCAGCAGTATGAATTAATGCTGCAACATCTTTAGGGAAACAAGAACCACCCCAACCGATACCAGCGTTCAAGAACTTGTTACCGATACGGGAGTCTAAACCGATACCTTTTGCAACTTGAGTCACGTCAGCACCAACGCGATCGCAAATGTTAGCAACTTCGTTAATAAAACTAATCTTAGTTGCCAAGAAAGCGTTAGCAGCATATTTAATCATTTCTGCCGAACTCAAATCTGTTGTCAATACAGGTACTGGAGGTAAAGACGGATCTTCGGCAAATTTGCGCTCAACAATGGGAGTATAGAGTTGTTGCATCAAAGCGAGAGCTCTGGGGCTGTTACCTCCCACAACAATACGGTCTGGGTTGAAGGTATCATATACTGCTGAACCTTCCCGCAGAAACTCTGGGTTACTGACTACATCAAACTCTGCTGTAATTTCAGGCAATTTTTCTAATTCCGAACCACCACCTGCAGTCACAAGTGTTTTTTGACGTTCGGCAATACCATCTAAAACAATCATTCTTACCCAGTCTCCAGAACCGATAGGTACTGTAGACTTGTTAACAATAACTTTATAACCACCGTTTAAGTGAGCGCCAATACCGCGAGCAACTGCTTCAACGTAACGAGTATCGCTTTCACCAGTTGGTAGAGGCGGTGTTCCGACTGCAATAAACAAAATTTCTCCGTGAGCAACGCCTGCAGCCAAATCTGTAGTAAATTGAATCTTTTCTGCGTTAATTGCAGATTGCATAATTTCTGAGAGTCCCGGCTCAAATATCGGTGATTGCCCGGACTTCATAATTTTAACTTTCTCTTCGTTATTGTCTACACAAATAACATCATGACCAATGTGAGCTAAGCACGCACCTGTAACCAAACCAACGTAACCAGTACCTATAACACAAACACGCATTTCGTTTTATTCCTCGTTTTATGGGGTGATTGAAGAAACTTTTCAGTGGGAGCAAAAACTATAAATTTATGGTTCCCAGAGCTAACAGTTTTCTTGCCATTAGCTATTGGCCATTTTTAATGCGCTCGCGAAAATCTTCTACAGTCAGTTTTAACCCCTGTTGCAAAGGAACGCTAGGTTCCCAATTTAACCAAGTTTTTGCTCTTGTAATATCAGGGCGGCGACGACGTGGATCGTCAGAAGGTAGTGGCTCAAACTGAATTTTTGCGTCAGGGTTAACTAAGTTTTGCACCGCTTGGGCTAACTCCAGAATTGTATACTCATCAGGATTTCCCAAATTCACTGGACCGACGTATTCGTTATTCATCAGACGCATCAGACCGTCTACCAAATCAGAGACATAGCAAAAACTGCGGGTTTGCGAACCCTCTCCATAAACAGTCAGAGGAGTTCCCCGCAATGCTTGAACCACAAAGTTGCTAACGACCCGACCGTCATTTTCCAGCATTCGAGGTCCGTAGGTGTTAAATATTCTGGCAACACGGACATCTACTTTGTTTTGTCTGTAGTAATCAAAAGCCAAAGTTTCTGCAATGCGTTTTCCTTCGTCATAGCAAGAGCGAATTCCAATAGGATTCACATTACCCCAGTACTCTTCACTTTGAGGATGAACGTTTGGATCTCCGTATACTTCACTTGTTGAAGCTAACAAAAATCTTGCTTTGACACGCTTAGCCAACCCCAACATATTCAACGTACCCATCACGTTGGTTTTAACTGTTTTTACGGGATTGTACTGGTAATGTACTGGGGAAGCAGGACAAGCCAAATGGTAAATTTGATCGACTTCTAATCTAATTGGCTCGGTGATGTCATGACGGATCATCTCGAAATATGGGTGATCCAACCATTTCAGGATATTACGTTTGTGTCCTGTATAAAAGTTGTCAAGGCAAATCACTTCATGTCCATCGGTTATTAACCGATCGATAAGATGGGAGCCAATAAACCCAGCACCGCCTGTTACCAAAATTCTCATAGTTTACCAGTTACTAACAAATGTTTGCTTTCTTCGCTTGCGCTTGTACTTAGATTACCCAGGCTTTAAACAAAAATACAGCAAAAGAAATATGCTTTTTTCGAGAGTTCTGGA
It encodes the following:
- a CDS encoding DUF4090 family protein, whose amino-acid sequence is MTTEINQNDPTTKGADAIDEAIARGIDFDGSPIPPAKLDLYQKVMGLEANRQRSGVSNTMRSRIVRIGAKHIPQAELNQMLEDAGFAPLKEKEIAFYYSK
- the psbP gene encoding photosystem II reaction center PsbP; the encoded protein is MWKRIAFILLLVFSFTLSHSDVAIAAGLRSYVNTTDGYEFSYPNGWVQVKVANGPDVVFHDIIEPSENVSVVISPVPDGKTLKELGTPGEVGYKLGKNALAPEGSGREAELVNAQEREYKGITYYKLEYLVKLPGNQQRHNLANVAVSRGKLFTFNASVTEKRWSRVQRLIEEAVNSFSVY
- a CDS encoding B12-binding domain-containing radical SAM protein — encoded protein: MTSSVFSAERLLFERATSSTGAVPTIFAFPNEYSVGITSLGYQVVWATLAVRSDVQVSRLFTDTREQLPRNPELVGFSMSWELDYVNVLNLLESLAIPIRANLRGDRDPIVFGGGPVLTANPEPFADFFDVILLGEGENLLGSFIEAYKEVRNADRQSKLKALAQVPGVYVPSLYEVEYHPSNGTIKSIKPTSAEIPSIVHKQTYRGNILSASTVVTEKAAWENIYMVEVVRSCPEMCRFCLASYLTLPFRTASLESSLIPAIEKGLSVTNRLGLLGASVTQHPEFEALLNYISQPKYDDVRLSIASVRTNTVTVQLAQTLAKRDTKSLTIAVESGSEKVRRIVNKKLQNDEIVTAAINAKAGGLSGLKLYGMVGIPGEEPEDLDATVAMMRELKKAAPGLRLTLGCSTFVPKSHTPFQWFGVNPQAEKRLQFLQKQFKPQGIDFRPESYNWSIIQTLLSRGDRRLSEMLELTRSFGDSLGSYKRAFKQLRGKIPDLDFYVYANWSTEQILPWHHLQGPLPQTTLLKHLADATSYFPSSQKELQPLS
- a CDS encoding SemiSWEET transporter — protein: MDFVMVLGLLAATITTFSFFPQVLKTWQTKSAKDVSYIMLISFNTGIFLWLLYGIALKSLPIILANSVSLVFNLIILWLKIKYR
- a CDS encoding Maf family protein yields the protein MNIPPFVLASASPARRRLLQTIGIEAIVRPSNFDESQVQLSDPAQLVQTLAKNKAATVVPQFQYALIMGCDSVLYMGGEIHGKPADPEEARQRWQKMQGSFGDLYTGHALIDVSQNVSLLRYQVTRVYFAQLDSSTIDAYVATGEPLKCAGAFALEGYGSLFVEKIEGCHSNVIGLSLPLLRQMIEELGYKITDFWQNCEMANS
- a CDS encoding SDR family NAD(P)-dependent oxidoreductase, producing the protein MAPTVLITGSSQGIGKATALLFARKGYDLVLTARRIELLESVAQEIQALGHQTPLVVSCDVTDPLQVNTLVEKALDRFGCIDVLINNAGRFAEGPVEAFSLSDWHDIIDLNLWGYIHTINALLPHFLQRKKGTIVNLSSIGGKAATPYVVPYCTSKFAVTGLTESLHAELKPKGIHVCGIYPNLIKSSLMERTVFRGNDEQDAQSRREQLENILKFPGVEKPEDVANAIWDAVHNHKSEVLVGSANISQGFNKLFPSFLQWASRQALKNKDN
- a CDS encoding CPXCG motif-containing cysteine-rich protein codes for the protein MQTTAEYYCAFCGEPNTTFVDLSAGGQQSYVEDCQVCCHPNILYVRIDEDTLDVEIDTEYEE